The following are encoded in a window of Variovorax paradoxus genomic DNA:
- the ybaL gene encoding YbaL family putative K(+) efflux transporter, with protein MPHSVSLINTIAAGLGLALVFGFLAARLRLPALVGYLLAGVIIGPFTPGFVADAGIAAQLAEIGVMLLMFGVGLHFSLADLLAVRKIALPGAIAQIVVATLLGGGLAVWWGWSWGAALVFGLALSVASTVVLLRALESLGILDSFTGRIAVGWLVVEDLAMVLVLVLLPPLAGALGGTSADSNGAPVWQTLGLTLLQVGGFVLLMLVVGRRVFPWILWQVTRTGSRELFTLCVVAAAVSIAFASAALFGVSFALGAFFAGMVMRESQFSHRAAQESLPLRDAFAVLFFVSVGMLFDPSVLVDRPLQVLAVVLVIVLGKSLAACALVLVFRYPLATALTVSASLAQIGEFSFILAGLGVMLGLLPVEGQSLVLAGALISIATNPLWFSLIAPLQKWLHAHSKFARELDMRSDPLAELPMTTEARYLSRQVVLVGYGRVGRRIAAELETNDIPYVVAEQNRELVEKLREAGIPAVWGDAADPAVLIQAHVARARVLVVATPDAMNVRQMIETARTLNPTIQTVVRSHNEQEARLLADETDAKVFLGEQELAQAMARDVVQRAAAMAVPA; from the coding sequence ATGCCCCACAGCGTCTCCCTCATCAACACGATTGCCGCCGGCCTGGGGTTGGCGCTGGTGTTCGGCTTTCTCGCGGCGCGGCTGCGGCTGCCGGCGCTGGTGGGCTACCTGCTGGCGGGCGTGATCATTGGCCCGTTCACGCCGGGCTTCGTGGCCGACGCGGGCATTGCCGCGCAGCTGGCCGAGATCGGCGTGATGCTGCTGATGTTCGGCGTGGGCCTTCATTTCTCGCTGGCCGACCTGCTCGCGGTGCGCAAGATCGCGCTGCCCGGCGCCATCGCGCAGATCGTCGTCGCCACGCTGCTCGGCGGCGGCTTGGCCGTGTGGTGGGGCTGGAGCTGGGGCGCGGCGCTGGTGTTCGGGCTGGCGCTGTCGGTGGCGAGCACGGTGGTGCTGCTGCGCGCGCTGGAAAGCCTGGGCATCCTCGATTCGTTCACGGGCCGCATCGCCGTCGGCTGGCTGGTGGTCGAAGACCTCGCGATGGTGCTGGTGCTCGTGCTGCTGCCGCCGCTGGCGGGCGCGCTCGGCGGCACCAGTGCCGACAGCAACGGCGCGCCGGTCTGGCAGACGCTGGGCCTCACGCTGCTGCAGGTCGGCGGCTTCGTGCTGCTGATGCTCGTGGTCGGGCGGCGCGTGTTCCCGTGGATCCTCTGGCAGGTCACGCGCACCGGCTCGCGCGAGCTGTTCACGCTGTGCGTGGTGGCGGCGGCTGTGAGCATCGCGTTTGCCTCGGCGGCGCTGTTCGGCGTGTCGTTCGCGCTGGGCGCCTTCTTCGCCGGCATGGTGATGCGCGAGTCGCAGTTCAGCCACCGCGCGGCACAGGAATCGCTGCCGCTGCGCGACGCGTTCGCCGTGCTGTTCTTCGTGTCGGTCGGCATGCTGTTCGACCCGTCGGTGCTGGTGGACCGCCCGCTGCAGGTGCTGGCCGTGGTGCTCGTCATCGTGCTGGGCAAGTCGCTCGCGGCCTGTGCGCTGGTGCTGGTGTTCCGCTACCCGCTGGCCACGGCGCTCACGGTGAGTGCGAGCCTGGCGCAGATCGGCGAGTTCTCGTTCATCCTCGCGGGGCTGGGCGTGATGCTCGGCCTGCTGCCGGTGGAAGGGCAGAGCCTGGTGCTGGCCGGCGCGCTGATCTCCATTGCCACCAACCCGCTGTGGTTCAGCCTCATCGCGCCGCTGCAGAAATGGCTGCACGCGCATTCGAAGTTCGCGCGCGAGCTCGACATGCGCAGCGACCCGCTCGCGGAGCTGCCGATGACCACCGAGGCCAGGTACCTGTCGCGCCAGGTCGTGCTGGTCGGCTACGGCCGCGTGGGCCGGCGCATCGCCGCCGAGCTCGAGACGAACGACATTCCCTACGTGGTGGCCGAGCAGAACCGCGAACTGGTCGAGAAGCTGCGCGAGGCCGGCATTCCGGCCGTGTGGGGCGACGCCGCCGACCCGGCGGTGCTGATCCAGGCGCATGTGGCGCGCGCCCGCGTGCTCGTGGTCGCCACGCCCGACGCCATGAACGTGCGCCAGATGATCGAAACCGCCCGCACGCTGAACCCCACCATCCAGACCGTGGTGCGCAGCCACAACGAGCAGGAAGCGCGCTTGCTGGCCGACGAAACCGACGCGAAGGTGTTCCTCGGCGAACAGGAACTCGCCCAGGCCATGGCCCGTGATGTGGTGCAGCGCGCCGCGGCGATGGCGGTGCCGGCCTGA
- a CDS encoding TonB-dependent receptor, with amino-acid sequence MNQASPPLRDRPGLPGLSALSLGLGLACGPAVAQSGEGDAAGRPSLAPVQIEASRHTPLALDEPTQTGSRLGLTPLETPASIEVLTGDTIRARGDVSVVEAASRATGLTGAPAPGNGGSSLSARGFNGHGSVMQLYDGTRLYVGAGTVTFPFDTWSTDRIEVLRGAASVMFGEGAIGGAINVVPRKPTRGPIRNEALVTVGSDATRQVAFGSGGAVNDRLSYRFDISHRTTDGFMVRGEAESLAVGGAVRLDVSPQLQFTLSHDEGRQAPQRYFGVPLINGRLSRLNREQNYNLDDAEVKYRDRWTRLDAQWTPNDAVTVRNQLYRLDSKRHWRDSETYTYSAATNRVTRGDYLEIGHDQEQIGNRTDATFKHALFGLKNQVLVGFDVNRIDFLNASDTPYGGRSVVDAFVFNPGSYVSPTAYLPRYKTKTRTYAFFAEDKLAFNAQWSAVGSLRWDHAKIVRTDPQNRAPRLDKTFEYATGRLGVVYAPDAAQSFYAQVARAADPLTGLISTSATQVPFELSTGRQVEVGYKRQLAEGRCAWSVAAYRIEKTKLLSRDASDPTVVQQVGKQSSEGIEATLDLALSSTLRLEANAARLRARYDDFNEAVGKSLVSRAGNTPTGVPEVAANLWLHWRFLPQWEAEFGVRHVGARQVDAANTRRIGSYTVADAGVSWQANRSLKLALRAFNLADRKYPVSFSNSGNQWLLGRPRSFELSALVSF; translated from the coding sequence ATGAATCAGGCATCGCCGCCTTTGCGCGATCGCCCGGGCCTGCCGGGCCTTTCAGCGCTTTCGCTGGGGCTCGGTCTCGCATGCGGGCCAGCCGTTGCCCAATCGGGTGAGGGTGACGCGGCGGGCCGCCCCAGCCTCGCGCCCGTGCAGATCGAGGCCAGCCGCCACACGCCGCTGGCCCTGGACGAGCCCACGCAAACGGGCAGCCGCCTGGGCCTCACGCCGCTCGAAACGCCCGCCAGCATCGAGGTGCTCACCGGCGACACCATCCGCGCACGTGGCGACGTGTCGGTGGTCGAGGCCGCGAGCCGCGCCACCGGCCTCACGGGCGCGCCGGCGCCGGGCAACGGCGGCTCGTCGCTGTCGGCACGCGGCTTCAATGGCCATGGCTCGGTGATGCAGCTGTACGACGGCACGCGCCTGTACGTGGGCGCGGGCACCGTCACCTTTCCGTTCGACACCTGGTCGACCGACCGCATCGAGGTGCTGCGCGGCGCGGCTTCGGTGATGTTCGGCGAAGGCGCCATCGGCGGCGCGATCAACGTGGTGCCCAGGAAGCCCACGCGCGGCCCGATCCGCAACGAAGCGCTCGTGACCGTGGGCTCCGACGCCACGCGCCAGGTCGCTTTCGGCAGCGGCGGGGCGGTCAACGACAGGCTGTCGTACCGCTTCGACATCAGCCACCGCACCACCGACGGCTTCATGGTGCGCGGCGAGGCCGAGAGCCTGGCCGTGGGCGGCGCGGTGCGGCTCGACGTGTCGCCGCAGCTGCAGTTCACGCTCTCGCACGACGAGGGCCGCCAGGCGCCGCAGCGCTATTTCGGCGTGCCGCTCATCAACGGCCGCCTGAGCCGCCTGAACCGCGAGCAGAACTACAACCTCGACGATGCCGAGGTGAAGTACCGCGACCGCTGGACCCGCCTCGACGCGCAGTGGACGCCCAACGACGCCGTCACCGTGCGCAACCAGCTCTACCGCCTGGACAGCAAGCGCCACTGGCGCGACAGCGAAACCTACACCTACAGCGCCGCCACGAACCGCGTGACGCGCGGCGACTACCTGGAGATCGGCCACGACCAGGAGCAGATCGGCAACCGCACCGACGCCACCTTCAAGCACGCGCTGTTCGGCCTGAAGAACCAGGTGCTGGTCGGCTTCGACGTGAACCGCATCGACTTCCTGAATGCGAGCGACACGCCCTACGGCGGGCGCTCGGTGGTCGACGCCTTCGTGTTCAACCCCGGCTCCTACGTGTCGCCCACGGCCTACCTGCCGCGCTACAAAACGAAGACCCGCACCTACGCCTTCTTCGCCGAAGACAAGCTGGCCTTCAACGCGCAATGGTCGGCGGTCGGCAGCCTGCGCTGGGACCACGCGAAGATCGTGCGCACCGATCCGCAGAACCGCGCCCCGCGCCTGGACAAGACGTTTGAATACGCCACCGGCCGCCTCGGCGTGGTCTACGCGCCCGACGCCGCGCAGTCGTTCTATGCGCAGGTGGCGCGCGCGGCCGATCCGCTCACCGGACTCATCAGCACATCGGCCACGCAGGTACCGTTCGAGCTCAGCACCGGCAGGCAGGTCGAGGTGGGCTACAAGCGCCAGCTGGCCGAAGGCCGCTGCGCCTGGAGCGTGGCCGCCTACCGCATCGAGAAGACCAAGCTGCTGTCGCGCGACGCGAGCGATCCGACGGTCGTGCAGCAGGTCGGCAAGCAATCGTCCGAAGGCATCGAAGCGACGCTCGACCTGGCGCTGAGCTCCACGCTGCGCCTCGAAGCCAACGCCGCGCGGTTGCGAGCGCGCTATGACGACTTCAACGAAGCGGTCGGCAAGTCGCTGGTCTCGCGCGCGGGCAACACGCCGACCGGCGTGCCCGAGGTGGCGGCCAACCTGTGGCTGCACTGGCGCTTCCTGCCGCAGTGGGAGGCCGAGTTCGGCGTGCGCCACGTCGGCGCGCGGCAGGTCGATGCGGCCAACACGCGCCGGATCGGCTCGTACACCGTGGCCGACGCGGGCGTGAGCTGGCAGGCGAACCGGTCGCTCAAGCTCGCGCTGCGCGCCTTCAACCTCGCCGACCGCAAGTACCCGGTCTCGTTCTCGAACAGCGGCAACCAGTGGCTGCTGGGCCGGCCGCGTTCGTTCGAGCTGTCGGCGCTGGTGAGCTTCTGA
- the cobW gene encoding cobalamin biosynthesis protein CobW has protein sequence MTSNSNAKIPVTIVTGFLGSGKTTLLRHILGNAEGRRIAVVVNEFGELGIDGDILRGCGIGCEDEDSEGNDREVALYELANGCVCCTVQEEFLPVMLQLAERRGDIDAVLIETSGLALPKPLVQAFQWPDIANIFTVDSVVTVVDGPAAASGQFAANPAQVDVQRRADPNLDHESPLHELFEDQLSAADLVVLNKTDLMDAAARAQVEALVREELPPEVKIVGATEGRLPLALLLGQGRAAETTIHLRESHHDHEEDHDHDEFDSLVIELPPVERDSLIAVLAALVEQHTIYRVKGFVAVPNKPMRLLVQGVGRRFDHHFDRRWRDGEAQRTRLVFIGEDLDEAALRKALEGVAAVPA, from the coding sequence ATGACATCCAACAGCAACGCCAAGATCCCCGTCACCATCGTCACGGGCTTCCTCGGCAGCGGCAAGACCACGCTGCTGCGCCACATCCTCGGCAATGCCGAGGGCCGCCGCATCGCGGTGGTGGTCAACGAGTTCGGCGAACTCGGCATTGACGGCGACATCCTGCGCGGGTGCGGCATCGGCTGCGAGGATGAGGACAGCGAAGGCAACGATCGCGAAGTCGCGCTGTACGAACTCGCCAACGGCTGCGTCTGCTGCACCGTGCAGGAAGAGTTCCTGCCCGTGATGCTGCAGCTCGCCGAGCGCCGCGGCGACATCGACGCCGTGCTCATCGAGACCTCGGGCCTCGCATTGCCCAAGCCGCTGGTGCAGGCCTTCCAGTGGCCCGACATCGCGAACATCTTCACCGTCGATTCGGTGGTCACCGTGGTCGACGGCCCCGCTGCTGCCTCAGGTCAGTTCGCCGCGAACCCCGCGCAGGTCGACGTGCAGCGCCGCGCCGATCCCAACCTCGACCACGAGTCGCCGCTGCACGAGCTGTTCGAAGACCAGCTCTCGGCCGCCGACCTCGTGGTGCTCAACAAGACCGACCTCATGGACGCCGCCGCGCGCGCGCAGGTCGAGGCGCTGGTGCGCGAAGAGCTGCCGCCCGAAGTGAAGATCGTCGGCGCCACCGAAGGCAGGCTGCCGCTCGCGCTGCTGCTGGGCCAGGGCCGCGCCGCCGAGACCACCATCCACCTGCGCGAGAGCCACCACGACCACGAGGAAGACCACGACCACGACGAGTTCGACTCGCTCGTGATCGAGCTGCCGCCCGTGGAACGCGACAGTCTCATCGCCGTGCTGGCCGCTTTGGTCGAACAACACACCATCTACCGCGTGAAGGGTTTCGTCGCCGTGCCGAACAAGCCGATGCGCCTGCTGGTGCAAGGCGTGGGCCGCCGCTTCGACCACCACTTCGACCGCCGCTGGCGCGACGGCGAGGCGCAGCGCACGCGCCTCGTGTTCATCGGCGAAGATCTCGACGAGGCCGCGCTGCGCAAGGCGCTCGAAGGCGTGGCCGCCGTGCCCGCCTGA
- a CDS encoding energy-coupling factor ABC transporter permease, with protein sequence MHIEPGLVDGSKIFLSYATGAAALAYTGKVAFDTLRKDGPLGLALRSVFTVMLVFCFFELFPHHPVGVSEVHLILGTTLMLLFGLAPAAIGLAGGLLIQSLFFAPPDLPQYGMNVTTLLVPLFATAALARRIIPAHMAYVDISYQQAFKLSVAYQGGIVVWVGFWALYGRGTGLENLSQIASFGAAYMTVVLIEPLVDLGVLAAAKAWRRLQGTALVERRLYSAV encoded by the coding sequence ATGCACATCGAACCCGGTCTCGTCGACGGATCCAAGATCTTTCTCAGCTATGCCACGGGGGCGGCCGCGCTGGCCTATACCGGCAAAGTCGCGTTCGACACCTTGCGCAAGGACGGGCCCCTCGGCCTGGCGCTGCGCTCGGTCTTCACCGTGATGCTCGTGTTCTGCTTCTTCGAGCTGTTCCCGCACCATCCCGTGGGCGTGTCCGAGGTGCACCTGATCCTGGGCACCACGCTGATGCTCCTGTTCGGGCTCGCGCCCGCGGCCATTGGCCTGGCGGGCGGGTTGCTCATCCAGAGCCTGTTCTTCGCACCACCCGATCTGCCGCAGTACGGCATGAACGTCACGACCTTGCTCGTGCCGCTGTTCGCCACCGCCGCGCTGGCCCGCCGCATCATTCCCGCCCACATGGCCTACGTGGACATCAGCTACCAGCAGGCCTTCAAGCTGTCGGTGGCCTACCAGGGCGGCATCGTGGTGTGGGTCGGCTTCTGGGCGCTCTACGGTCGCGGCACGGGGCTTGAGAACCTGAGCCAGATCGCCAGCTTCGGCGCGGCCTACATGACCGTCGTGCTGATCGAGCCGCTGGTCGACCTGGGCGTGCTGGCTGCGGCCAAGGCCTGGCGCCGCCTGCAGGGCACGGCCCTCGTCGAGCGCCGCCTGTACAGCGCCGTCTGA
- the katG gene encoding catalase/peroxidase HPI: MSNEKKTEAKCPFSQATGAGTTSRDWWPEQLRLDLLHQHSAKSDPLGTGFDYAKAFQSLDLAAVKQDLAALMTDSQDWWPADFGHYGPLFVRMAWHSAGTYRIGDGRGGAGRGQQRFAPLNSWPDNVSLDKARRLLWPIKQKYGQKISWADLLILTGNVALETMGFKTFGFAGGRADVWEPDQDVYWGREKTWLGGDVRYSQGSPGVEKDRGVLVKDDDSKVPHTRDLENPLAAVQMGLIYVNPEGPDGNPDPIAAARDIRDTFARMAMDDEETVALIAGGHTFGKTHGAAPASHVGPEAEAAGLEDQGFGWKNSFGTGKGGDTITSGLEVTWTTTPTKWSNNFFENLFGFEWELTKSPAGAHQWVAKGGAGAGTIPDAHDATKRHAPTMLTTDLSLRLDPAYEKISRRFLANPDQFADAFARAWFKLTHRDMGPRARYLGPEVPAEELVWQDPIPAVDHPLVDAADVAALTKKVLASGLTPAQLVSTAWASASTFRGSDMRGGANGARVRLAPQKDWAVNQPEQLAKVLTVLEGIRGEFNAAQAGGKQISLADLIVLAGGAGVEQAARNGGREVKVPFSPGRADASQAQTDVSSFEPLEPAADGFRNYLKGRYSVPGEALLIDKAQLLTLTAPEMTVLVGGLRVLDTNVGQTRHGVFTKTPGTLSNDYFVNLLDMGTEWKAVSDAKEAYEGRDRKTGELQWTGTRVDLVFGSNAQLRAIAEVYGASDSQQKFVDDFVAAWTKVMNLDRFDLA; this comes from the coding sequence ATGAGCAACGAGAAGAAGACCGAAGCGAAGTGCCCGTTCAGCCAGGCCACCGGCGCCGGCACCACGAGCCGCGACTGGTGGCCCGAGCAGCTGCGCCTCGACCTGCTGCACCAGCACTCCGCCAAATCCGATCCGCTGGGCACCGGCTTCGATTACGCCAAGGCCTTCCAGAGCCTGGACCTCGCCGCGGTGAAACAAGACCTCGCCGCGCTCATGACCGATTCGCAAGACTGGTGGCCGGCCGACTTCGGCCACTACGGCCCACTCTTCGTGCGCATGGCCTGGCACAGCGCCGGCACCTACCGCATCGGCGACGGCCGCGGCGGCGCCGGCCGCGGCCAGCAGCGCTTCGCGCCGCTCAACAGCTGGCCCGACAACGTGAGCCTGGACAAGGCGCGCCGCCTGCTCTGGCCGATCAAGCAGAAATACGGCCAGAAGATCTCGTGGGCCGACCTGCTGATCCTCACCGGCAACGTCGCGCTCGAAACCATGGGCTTCAAGACCTTCGGCTTTGCCGGCGGCCGCGCCGACGTGTGGGAGCCCGACCAGGACGTGTACTGGGGCCGCGAGAAGACCTGGCTCGGCGGCGACGTGCGCTATTCGCAAGGCTCGCCCGGCGTCGAGAAAGACCGCGGCGTGCTCGTCAAGGACGACGACAGCAAGGTGCCGCACACCCGCGACCTCGAGAACCCGCTGGCCGCCGTGCAGATGGGCCTGATCTACGTGAACCCCGAAGGTCCGGACGGCAACCCCGACCCGATCGCCGCGGCGCGCGACATCCGCGACACCTTCGCCCGCATGGCCATGGACGACGAAGAAACCGTGGCGCTCATCGCCGGCGGCCACACCTTCGGCAAGACCCACGGCGCAGCCCCGGCCTCGCACGTCGGGCCCGAGGCCGAAGCGGCCGGTCTCGAAGACCAGGGCTTCGGCTGGAAGAACAGCTTCGGCACCGGCAAGGGCGGCGACACCATCACCAGTGGCCTCGAAGTGACCTGGACCACCACGCCCACGAAGTGGAGCAACAACTTCTTCGAGAACCTGTTCGGCTTTGAATGGGAGCTGACCAAGAGCCCCGCCGGCGCGCACCAGTGGGTGGCCAAGGGCGGCGCCGGTGCCGGCACCATTCCCGACGCGCACGACGCCACCAAGCGCCACGCACCGACCATGCTCACCACCGACCTGTCGCTGCGCCTGGACCCGGCCTACGAAAAGATCTCGCGCCGCTTCCTCGCCAACCCCGACCAGTTCGCCGACGCCTTCGCGCGCGCCTGGTTCAAGCTCACGCACCGCGACATGGGCCCGCGCGCCCGCTACCTCGGTCCCGAGGTGCCGGCCGAAGAACTCGTCTGGCAAGACCCGATTCCGGCCGTCGACCATCCGCTGGTCGATGCCGCAGACGTCGCCGCGCTGACGAAGAAAGTGCTGGCCTCGGGCCTCACGCCTGCGCAGCTGGTGTCGACGGCCTGGGCCTCGGCCTCCACCTTCCGCGGCTCCGACATGCGCGGCGGTGCCAACGGCGCCCGCGTGCGGCTGGCGCCCCAGAAGGACTGGGCCGTCAACCAGCCCGAGCAACTCGCCAAGGTGCTGACGGTGCTCGAAGGCATCCGCGGCGAGTTCAATGCGGCGCAGGCCGGCGGCAAGCAGATCTCGCTGGCCGACCTGATCGTGCTGGCCGGCGGTGCGGGCGTCGAACAGGCCGCGCGCAACGGCGGCCGTGAGGTGAAGGTGCCCTTCTCGCCGGGCCGCGCCGATGCCTCGCAGGCGCAGACCGACGTGTCGTCGTTCGAACCGCTGGAGCCCGCGGCCGATGGCTTCCGCAACTACCTGAAGGGCCGCTACAGCGTGCCCGGCGAAGCGCTGCTGATCGACAAGGCGCAGTTGCTCACGCTCACCGCGCCCGAGATGACCGTGCTGGTCGGCGGCCTGCGCGTGCTCGACACCAACGTCGGCCAGACCCGCCACGGCGTCTTCACGAAGACGCCCGGCACGCTGAGCAACGACTACTTCGTCAACCTGCTCGACATGGGCACGGAGTGGAAGGCGGTGTCGGACGCCAAGGAGGCGTACGAAGGCCGCGACCGCAAGACCGGCGAACTCCAATGGACCGGCACGCGCGTCGACCTCGTGTTCGGCTCCAACGCGCAGCTGCGCGCCATCGCCGAGGTCTACGGCGCTTCCGACAGCCAGCAGAAGTTCGTCGATGACTTCGTGGCCGCCTGGACCAAGGTGATGAACCTGGACCGGTTCGACCTGGCCTGA